The Streptomyces sp. NBC_01439 genome contains the following window.
ACAGCACCATGGGTGAGTTGCGGCCCTTGGGCGACGACCTCAACGATGCCTCCCGTGCACTGGCAGAGGCGCTACGGGAATTGTTCGAAGGCCTAGGGGTGTCCGTCCGCCGGTACGCAGCGCGGCGCCAGCGTGACCCCGGGACATTCTCGCGCTATCTGAACGGGACCCGGTTACCTCCGTGGCAGGTGATCAGCGACCTCTTCGCCGATGTGGCCGAGCACCGTGGAAGCGCGGTGACCACGGAGGCCATCGAGTTCGTGCGGGGCTTGTACGGGTCAGCCGTGGACGCTTCTTCCTCCCCCAAGCACGCGGTGGAGATCTTGGAACAGCAGCTCGCCGATGCCGACCGGGTTTCCCGGCGGTCCAGCGTCCGTGGGGACGTCCTGGGCGATGCGCTCTTGGACCGGACGGAACGCATCGCAGACCTGGAGACACGGCTCAACCAGCTGGAGGCGGACCGGATCGCCGAGCAGCGGCGGGCGGACGAGCTCGCCGCCGCCTACCCCGACATCTCCGGACTCCTCCATGAACGCAACACGCTCCAGATCGAAATCGAGCGGCTCGGAGCGGACCTCAGGCAGGCACAGGCCCAGCGTGCCGCGGCCGAGGACCGCTGCCACCTCCTCGAACGCCAGCTGGAGGCCGTCGAAACGGTCACGGTGGCCGGACCGGCCGCCACACCGCAGGCCATGCCGAAAATCCTCATCGTCGATGACCAGCCGAACAACCTGCTCGCCATGACGGCGGTCCTGGCCACGCTCGACCAGGAACTCGTCACGGTCTCCTCGGGCCGGGAAGCACTCAAGGCGCTCCTCGACCACGACGATTTCGCGGTCATCATCATGGACGTGCAGATGCCCGAGATGGACGGCTACGAGACCTGCGCCCATGTGAAGCGCCGGCCGAGGACCCGGGACATCCCCATCATCTTCCTGACCGCCATGGGCCTGGACTCCGAACACTCTGCCCGCGGGTACGCGGCGGGCGCCGTCGACTACATCAGCAAGCCCTTCGACCCGTGGGCCCTGCGCGCCAAGGTCGCCGTCTTCACCTCCATCTACCTGGAGCGACACACCCCGTAGAGGACCGCGGGACACCAGAGCTCCCGCTTGCAGCAGATAAGACGAAATCGTATAGTTCGAAAACGTGAAGTCCGAAACCGTGCCATCTGACTGGTCGGCCCTGCTGGCGCTCCAGCGGGCCACCCATGCCACCCTCCAGGTGCTCGCCGGCGAGCTGGTCGACCTGGATCTGACCGCCTCCGAAATCAACGCGCTGGCCAATCTCGCCGACGGCCACGGGCGCACCGTGTCCGAGCTGGGAGCGGCCGTGGGGACCCGACCCAGCACGCTGACCAGCGTGCTGGACCGCCTGGAGCGGCGTGGTCACATCACCCGGGGCGCCCGTCCCGGAGACCGCCGGGCGGTGCTCGTCGTACTCACCGACTCCGGGCAGGTGGCTGCCGCGAGGATCCGGCGGACCATCACCGATCTGGAGCGGCGCGCGCTCGACGGCCTGTCGCCCGAGGCGGTCGCCGGGCTACGCGCAGCACTACGAGCCATGACCGAGGTGACCTGATGACCGAACCCACCTTTGACGCATTGATGACCGAAGTGATGGCGAGCGCCGAGCGGTTCGGTCACCGGGAGCACGTCCACCTGACCTGGCTGGCCGCGCGCCGCTGCGGCATACCCGCGGCGATCGTGCTGGTCAGTGACGGCATCCGGCGGACCGCCCGCTACGCGGGTGCGCCGCAGAAGTACCACGCGACCGTCAGCCGTGCCTGGGTGGAGCTGGTCGGGTACTACGCGGCCGAGGACGGCGACGACGACTACGCCGCCTTCGCCGACCGCCACCCCGCACTGCTCGACAAGCGTCTGCTGACGCACTACTACCGTCCGGCCACGCTGGCCGCCCCGCAGGCGAAAAACGGCTGGGTGGAGCCCGACCTCGCCCCCTTCCCCGGGCGGGACGCCGCCGCGTAGCGGCACTCAGTCCTCGTGCTTCGCCCGGCTGGGCTGGACGCGCTTGGGCTCGCCCGGCATCTTCGGGTAGTCCGGGGGGTAGGGCATGTCCCCCAGGCCGTGCTCGTGTTCGTCGCGGGCCGCGAGTTCCAGTACGGCGTCCAGCGCGAAGGCGTGCTCGTCCATGTCGGCGTGCAGATCGCCCAGTTCGGCGAAGCGGGCCGGCATCGTCACGATGTCGAAGTCGCGGGGCTCGGCGTCGTCCACCTCGTCCCAGCGCAGCGGCGCCGATACCGGTGCGTGCGGGCGGGGGCGGACGGAGTAGGCGGAGGCGATCGTGCGGTCGCGTGCGGTCTGGTTGTAGTCGACGAAGATCCGCTCGCCGCGCTCCTCCTTCCACCAGGCCGTCGTGACCTTGCCCGGCATGCGGCGTTCCAGTTCTCGGCCGAGGGCGATGGCGCACCGCCGGACCTCGGTGAAGGTCCAGCGCGGCTCGATCGGCACGAAGACGTGCAGCCCACGGCCGCCCGAGGTCTTGGGCCAGCCGCGCAGCCCCAGCTCCTCCAACAGGGCTCGCAGTTCATGGGCGGCCGCCACCGCATGGTGATAGTCGGTGCCCGGCTGTGGGTCCAGGTCGATCCGGAGCTCGTCGGGACGGTCGGTGTCCTCGCGCCGCACCGGCCAGGGATGGAAGGTGAGGCACCCCAGGTTGGCCGCCCACAGGACGGCGGCCGGTTCGGTCGGGCAGATCTCGTCGGCCGTGCGGCCGCTCGGGAAGGCGATGTGTGCGGTGGGGATCCAGTCGGGGAGGTTCTTGGGTGCCCGCTTCTGGAAGAAGGACTCGCCCTCCACCCCGTCCGGAAAGCGTTCCAGGGTCGTGGGCCGGTCGCGCAGAGCGCGCGTGATGCCGGGCGCGACCGCCAGGTAGTACTCGGCCACGTGCCGCTTGGTGAGGCCGCGCTCCGGGAAGTACACCTTGTCCGGGCTGGACAGCCGTACCGTCCGCCCGCCCGCGTCCAGCTCGATCGCATTACCGGCAGCACCCATGTGCGCCACGGTAGGCGGGCCCGGTCATGCCCGCATACCGGGCAGGTCCGGACGTACCACCGCAGAATCGAAGGCATGGATCTGCCAGTGATGCCGCCCGTGAAACCGATGCTCGCCAAGTCCGTCGCAAAGATCCCGCCGGGAATGCAGTACGAGGCCAAGTGGGACGGCTTCCGGGCCATCGTGCATCGCGACGGCGACGAGATCGAGCTCGGCAGTCGCACGGGCAAGTCCCTCACCAGGTACTTCCCCGAGCTGGTGAAGGCCCTGAAGAGCAATCTGCCGAACCGTTGCGTCATGGACGGCGAGATCGTCATCGTTCATGGCGGGCGCCTCGATTTCGACCGGCTGACCGAGCGGATCCATCCCGCGC
Protein-coding sequences here:
- a CDS encoding response regulator, with protein sequence MGELRPLGDDLNDASRALAEALRELFEGLGVSVRRYAARRQRDPGTFSRYLNGTRLPPWQVISDLFADVAEHRGSAVTTEAIEFVRGLYGSAVDASSSPKHAVEILEQQLADADRVSRRSSVRGDVLGDALLDRTERIADLETRLNQLEADRIAEQRRADELAAAYPDISGLLHERNTLQIEIERLGADLRQAQAQRAAAEDRCHLLERQLEAVETVTVAGPAATPQAMPKILIVDDQPNNLLAMTAVLATLDQELVTVSSGREALKALLDHDDFAVIIMDVQMPEMDGYETCAHVKRRPRTRDIPIIFLTAMGLDSEHSARGYAAGAVDYISKPFDPWALRAKVAVFTSIYLERHTP
- a CDS encoding MarR family winged helix-turn-helix transcriptional regulator, whose amino-acid sequence is MKSETVPSDWSALLALQRATHATLQVLAGELVDLDLTASEINALANLADGHGRTVSELGAAVGTRPSTLTSVLDRLERRGHITRGARPGDRRAVLVVLTDSGQVAAARIRRTITDLERRALDGLSPEAVAGLRAALRAMTEVT
- the ligD gene encoding non-homologous end-joining DNA ligase: MGAAGNAIELDAGGRTVRLSSPDKVYFPERGLTKRHVAEYYLAVAPGITRALRDRPTTLERFPDGVEGESFFQKRAPKNLPDWIPTAHIAFPSGRTADEICPTEPAAVLWAANLGCLTFHPWPVRREDTDRPDELRIDLDPQPGTDYHHAVAAAHELRALLEELGLRGWPKTSGGRGLHVFVPIEPRWTFTEVRRCAIALGRELERRMPGKVTTAWWKEERGERIFVDYNQTARDRTIASAYSVRPRPHAPVSAPLRWDEVDDAEPRDFDIVTMPARFAELGDLHADMDEHAFALDAVLELAARDEHEHGLGDMPYPPDYPKMPGEPKRVQPSRAKHED